TATGCCGATCAAGATGGTCAGCCGCAGACTGGTTGGCGGGAGGAGTACGACCGCGGCAGCAGCCGTAAGGTCGGTACGATTAACCAGGGTAGCGGCACCACGCCAACACTGTTAGGCGATGACTATGTCACCATTACCGATAATGCCGATGGTAAAATGAATGTGGTGGTGTATCAGCGTCAACAGAGTTTCAAGGGTGACCGTGAAGTCTGTGCCGTGCCGTTGTTTGATGATGGCCACTCGGTGACAGATAACTCGATGATCGGCTTTAACCGCACGATTATTCTCGAGAACAATGCCGGTTACAGCAGCGCCTACGAACAAAAAGACTGGGCGACCGCCGGTGGTGGTATCAGTCGGATTGATATTCGTGAGGATAACAGTGGCTGCGATGTGATCTGGACCTCTCCGGTACACTCGCCATCAGTGGTGCCGAAGCTATCCGCCGATAACGGACTTGCCTACTTTTATTCTTTCACCCCTCAGCCCGACGGTGAAAATGCCTGGTATCTAACCGCCCTCGATGTCGAGACCGGTAAAACCCAGTTTCAGGTGTTAACCGGTATTGGTTCTAACTTTGACAATAACTGGGCACCGCTTACACTGGCGCCTGATGGTACGGCCTATGTCGGTACCTTTAAGGGCTTGGTCGCCATTTGGGATGGCAAATAATATAGAAGGAAGGGTTATTCATGGGGCGTCCTCGGGTTCGGGATAAGATTATCGTGGCGGCACAGCAGTTGCTGGCCAGCAAGGGGGCGTCGGCGCTGACCACCAAGGCGGTGGCGAGCGAGGCCGGTGTGACCGAGGCCAGTTTGTTTAATAACTTTGGCGATAAGGCCGGTTTGATTCGAGTGTTGATTGAAGAGCAGGCGGGCGAATTCAGCACCTTTGAACAGGCGCTGCTGGCGGGTGTCGATGGCAGTTTTGAAGACTGGTTGGCGGCGGTGTTAATGACCGCGCGAGATTATTTCTCGTTTGTTTTGCCATTGGCGGCACCACAGCTGCTGCTGGCGCAGAGCGTCAAACAGCAGGGTAATAGTTATACCGGGCATCGCCCTCTGGCCTCTCGATTAAGCCAGCTGCAACAGCAGGGCTGGCTGCCCTCGGGTGTCGATGTTGAGGCCACGGCTCTGCTGATTATGGGGGCGGCGATGCACAGCGCCTTAACAGGGTTGACCATGGGTGATGATGCCCTGGGTGGTTCCATCGACAGCTGGGCCCGGCGTATTGCCTCCAGCCTGGTGTTACCCATTGGCTGACGGTGTTGAGCCGTCATGCTAGGTATATGCCACTGACGATTGGGTATTATTGCGAATAGGTTTTGCTGTAAAAATATCGATAATAGATGTCACAACACAGGTAAGTGTTGTTCCAACATCCAAGGTTTTTTTGCCGCTAAAGCGATTGCTTCAGCGGCTTTTTTTTGTCTGAAATATCTCGCCCTTTCATACTTGTAGAGCGCATGCCCTCGGCGACGCATGCTGGGCTGCAATTGAGCCCTGCAGTAAAATGAGTGTTTACACTGTGGACTTTCTATTTTGTGACGTATATTCTGAAAAAGAATCGACCGCTGTACCCCGACTGGGTGGTGGCAAACAAATAATAATAAAATGGCCCAGCTAAATGAATAATGGGCTGTGGGAGATACTATGATCCAGCCCTTTAACACCCCGGCGGCAGCCAAATCAACCCTGCTCAAATGTGCAACAATATCTGTCGCGCTGATGCTGTCAGCCTGTGGCAGTGATAATAACTCTGACAGCAGTGCTGCGGAATCGCCGTCGTCATCGGCCCCCTTCCAAGAGATTATTGATCAGGGCGTGACCCGCTATCTGGGTGACTTCAGCCCGTCGATCACCACTGATGTTGATGATTTAACCGTCCATCAATTTGGTGCCGGCGATGGCCCACTCTGTCTCGATGGCAGCGAGTATGAGATGTCGACCCGGGACGGTAGCTCTGAAGAGTTGGTTATTTATCTCGAGGGCGGTGGTGGCTGTTGGTCGGATCTTAATTTCTGTTTTGCCACGCAGTCCGCCAACGCCAAAAATGTTGGCAGCGGTATCTTGGATGCCAACTTAGCGGTTAACCCGGTGAAAGACGCCAATGTGGCCTACTTTCCTTATTGTGACGGCTCGTTATTCGCCGGCGATGCGGATAACGACTACGAAGACAATGGCGAAATCCGGTATCAGCGTGGTTTGAAAAACCTCTCTGCCGGCCTCGATGTCGTGAAAAACCAATATCCCGCGCCAGAGCGTATTATTCTGACCGGTGTCAGTGGTGGTGGTTTCGGTACTATTTTTGCCTTGCCTGTGGTCAGAGCCCTCTACCCTGATGTTGCCATTGAGGTGATTAACGATTCCGGTTTAGGTGTTGCCAAGGCGGGCATGCCGGAGTTTATTGATGGCTTGTTCAGCGATTGGAATGCCGGCGCCTTTGTTCCTGCGTCAGGTTGTCCAGACTGCTATAGCAATGGTCATTTGACCGATGGTTATTTTGATTGGCAGTTAGCGCAGGACCCGAATATGCGTTTGGCCATGCTGAGCTCCAAACAAGATAATACCATTGGCTTTGCCTTCCTCGGTATGCCGACAGAAGAGTTTGAGGCGGCGTTAGTACCAGAGATGGCGGCGCTGGAAACCAACAACCCCGATCGTTTCCGCAGTTTTATTATCAACGGTAAATCGCACACCATGCTACGCAGTGCCGACTTGGCGACGACAGCCGACGGTGTGGTATTAAGCGATTGGTTAAGTGACATGCTGAGCAATTCGGACAACTGGGTGTCAGCGCAGGACGCACCGCAATAGTCAGCGGTAGTCAACAATGAAAAATAGCCGCCTTATGCGGCTATTTTTTTTGCCAGTGGTTTACCCACAGAATCTGTGGGTAAGTCCGTGTGTAAGGTGTTGGCATGGCGGTGTGGCACTGTCTGTTGGCGGTTTGCGGCAATCGGTTGTTTTTTGTCCGAGGTGAAATCAGCCTAATACACACGGGGAATATCGGCCCAGCGCGTGGTATACGCGGGTGATAAATACTGCCGTTTAATCGACCAGGGTTTATCGATACCCTGGCTGGCAAAAAAAATCTGAGTCTTGCCGCTACGATTAACCCGGTCGATGGTATTCATCAGATCGGTGGCGTTTTTTCGCTGCCGGTGAGGGCTGAAAAGATCGGGCTGGAAAACCCCAGGGTGGTAAAAATCAGACAACATAATGCCGGCCTTGGCATAGGCGAAGCCCGGCCGCCAAATGCGTTGAAGTAACTGCCTGGCCAGCGCCATAATCTCTCTGCTGTCGTGGGTGGGGGTGGCGAACGAGGCGCTGAGACTGGGCGTATATTGCGGCTGGTGATTAGCAAAAGGGCTGGTGCGGATGAAGACATTGAGCTGTTTGGCGTATTGTTTTTCTTCTCGCAGCTTTTCGCCGCCGCGACAGGCATAGCCGGCAACAGCTTGTTGCATCTCGGTCAATGTGGTGACGCGCTGGCCAAATGAGCGGCTGCAGATAATTTGTTTTTTTCTCGCCGGTGTTTGCTCGAGGCCAAAACAGGCCTCGCCGTTGAGTTCTCGCACGGTACGTTCGAGTACCACAGAAAACTGCTGGCGTATCATCGCCGGGTCGGACTGCGCCAGTGCTAATGCGCTGCCGATACCGATATTGTGGAGTTGCTGTGACAGTCGCCGACCAACCCCCCATACCTCGCTGACCGGCAATAGTGCCAGCAATTTTTGCTGCCGGCTTACCGCGCTGAGGTCGACCACACCACCGGTGGCCGGATATTGTTTGGCGGCATGGTTGGCGAGCTTGGCCAGTGTCTTGGTGGGGGCAATACCGACGCAGACAGTAATGCCAGTGCCGTGGCCGACGGTGTCTTTTAGTTGTGTGCCCAAATTCAGCCGCTGGCCAGGGGCGATGCCGCTGAGATCGGCAAAGGCCTCGTCGATGGAGTAGACCTCGAGTGCCGGAGTCAGCGCCTCTAGATGATGCATGACACGGGCTGATAAATCGGCATAAAGGGCGTAATTGGAGGAGAACACAGCAATATTATACTGCTTGATCAAACGCTGTATTTTAAAAACAGGCACGCCCATTTTAATACCGAGCTGCTTAGCCTCTGCCGACCGTGCCACCACGCAGCCGTCATTGTTAGAGAGTACAACGACGGGTCGATGCCTTAAATCCGGACGAAATAAACGCTCGCAGCTGGCGTAAAAATTATTGCAATCGATCAACGCAATACAGTTTGAGGCGGCCATTATTCAGCGACGGATATTGCGCACAACACTGCTGACAACGCCGAATATATCGAGTTCAACGCCATCGGGAATATCGATGGGGCGATAGTGCTTGTTGCGGGGGAGCAGCCGCGGCCGTGGGTGTAGCTCGAGCTGTTTAACGGTGAGTTCGCCGTGCAGGCCGGCAATGACAATGTCACCATGGCGAGCTTGTAATGAGCGGTCGACGACTAAGATGTCCTCGGCGTAGAGCCCAGCTTCGATCATCGAATCGCCCTGTACCCGTACGTAGTATGTGGCGGCAGGGTGCTGAATACAGAGTTCGTTGAGATCGAGGGTCTGCTCAATATAGTCCTGTGCCGGCGAGGGGAAGCCGGCGGAGACTCGCTCTAAGAATAAAGGGATATGGATGCGTTGGGCGGCGTTAAAAGAGCGTATGCTGCTGCGCCCGCGTAGGGAGACTGACATAGGTAATCCAGAGGCTGTATATTTATACAGTATATAGTGAAGTGGCTCGATCGACAATAAAATAGTTTGCAACGCTGTCAGGAGAGAAAAAGCCAGGGCTTGCCTCACCTCAGTAAAGCTATATACAATAGTGTTGACGGTGTCACCATTTGTGGTGGTACCCCTTAGATGCCACCCTTTGGTGAAAAATAATACATTATCGGAGTTCCTCCCTATGGCTAATACCGCTGTAAAAAAGAGTATGTTGCGCAATGTTTACGACCGTTGCTCAGCCATGCCTGAATCAATTCAGCCACGTTTACTGTCTTTTATTTTTGGTCGGGTGGTTAAATTCTTCGGCACAGCGGGGTTGCGTTTCGAGTTACTCACCCCTGAGCGCAGTATTGTATTTCTCGCTAATCGTAAGAAAGTACAAAATCATATTGGCGGTATTCATGCGGTGGCGATGGGGCTGATCTGTGAGAGCGCGACAGGCGCCATCGTCGGTTTAAACTTACCGGCTGATGCGACGCCGGTGATTAAGTCAATGCAGATTGATTACTTGAAACGAGCCAGTGGCGCAATGCGGGCAGAGGCCTGGTTGACCGCCGAGCAAATCGAGTTGATGAAAAGCGCGCCCAAGGGCGAGGTTGAAGTGGCTTGCACCGTTACCGATGAAGATGGCAAGGAGCCAATAGAGGTGGCCATGATATGGGCCTGGGTGCCGTCGAAACGCCCCGAAAAATAGCGCGATAGGAGTGCGCCGATAAAGCGCTGGGACGGCGGAAAGAGCAATGGCAATATATCTTAGTATTTTAATTAAATGATATTTTTTATTAATTTCGATATAAACAAAGCAGTGTTGTGTCGATGCGAATATGACTCTTTATCGTGCTTGCCCCGGTTGTTTACTTAATACCACTGATTTCATCGGCGGTTAACGCCCGGTACTGCCCCGGTTGCAGCGTCGGGTCAAGCTGGATATGACCAATGGCGGCCCGGTGGAGGCCGATAACCGGGTTGCGAAAACGGCCGAACATCCGCTTTATCTGATGATACTTTCCCTCGGTCAAAAACACCTCGGCGGTGTGAGTGTCGATGATATTGAGTCGCGCAGGCTGGGTGGTAATATTTTCAAACTCAAAATACATGCCCTCGGCAAAACCGCTGATGTAAGATTCGTCGATCGGGTTTTGTAAATTGACTCGATAGTGTTTTTCGATTTTTTTATTTGGCAGCGTCAAACGCTCAGACCAGCGGCCATCGTTGGTGATGAGCACCAGTCCGGTAGTATGAAAGTCTAAGCGGCCGACAATATGGAGGCCGGCTATCACGCTATCTTCCTGTCTCAAGCAGTCAAACACCGTTTTATTTTTGTCGTCCTTGGTGGCACTGACTGTGCCGCAGGGTTTGTTGAGCATAAAATAAACCGGCTGATTATTTTGTAGCACGTTGCCCGCGACAGAGATATGGCTGAAATAATCGACCAACAGATTGGCGTCATTCACGGGCTGATAATCCACTAACACCTTACCTGTGGCTAACAGCGGTTTTAATTGTCGCCGTGTCAGTTCGCTGTGCTGGACAATAAAGCGGTCGAGGCGGGAGCGTTTAGCGGCCATGGTGATTTCCCGGGGCTGGATTACTCAAGGCCAAGCTCGGCGTGATAGCGGAAGTCACGTTGCTGCTGGGTGACTGGATCGGTAAAGGTTAAGCGCCTCGCCAGTAATTGCAGTGGACGGCTAAAGTCTTGTGGCTGTTCTGGTTGCAGTACGGGGTAGAGCGGGTCGTTGAGAATAGGCAGGCCGATGCTTTGCATATGCAGCCTCAGTTGATGAGTTTTTCCGGTGATAGGCTGCAGCTCAAACAGCGCCTTGTTGTGGTGTTGGCCGATGCAGCGTATCAGCGAACAGCTGTTATTGTCGCCCTCGCCGATGCGCATTAAAAAACGCGGCTCACCTCGACAGATATGGTTTTCCACCTGCCACTGTCGACCAACATAGTTTACACAGGGGTCTATTTCACTCACCGCCTGATAGTGTTTTTCGATGTTATGGTGTTCAAACAACTGATGATAGAGGGCGCGATGCTGCTCCTTTTTGGCGAACAGTACCAGGCCGGCGGTGAGGCGGTCGAGACGATGTAAGGCCTGCAGTTGATCGTTACCGGTCGACTGTCGAAGCCGGTTTTGCAGGCATTGATTGACATAGCGACCGCCGGCAGTCACCGGTAAAAAATGCGGTTTATAGGCCAGCAGTAAGGTGTCGTCCTCAAAAATAATAGCCTCGTCAAAGGGGATGACAGGCTCTTCGGTGACCTCGCGGTAGTAATAGACACCCAGCTTGGCGGTAAACAGTCTATCCGGGCCGATGGCCGTTCCCGCTGTGTCGTGTACCTTGCCGGTATTCATACGCCGACGCCAAGTATTGGCACCGATCAGTGGAAACTTCAGCACCAAGTAATCGAGCACAGTAATGCAGCCGGGGGCGGACTCGGGCAGTGTCACCTTCGAAGGGTATTTGCTGATGCTCATAGCGAGTGCGACCAAATAGCCTGATGATAACAAATCACAGGTGGCCTAAACAGCGGCCCGTGGCTGACTTGCCTATAATGGGGCCTTAGACACGATATCTAGGCTGATGTATTCTAACTATCCGACCCAGTGATTTAAGCAGACCATGCAATTAACAGACTTAAGCGTATTAAAACAACTCAAGCACTGGTTGGCAGACAGCCAACCGGTGTGGCTGTGTACCATCGTCTCTACCTATGGTTCGGCGCCCCGTCCCGTTGGTTCGCTTTTTGCCTCTAATGGTAAACAGCGGGTAGGGTCTATCTCCGGCGGCTGCCTAGAACAGGCGTTTTTCGAAAAACTAGTGGCCGGTGATTTCCAGCAGCAGGCGGTGTTGTTTGATTACAATAGCCAGCTTAATCGCAGTGGCCAGCCATCGGAGCTGCCCTGTGGCGGCAGTATTGAATTGTTAGTCGAAAGGCTGGAACCCAGTCATGACAACATCAATCATATCAGCCAGTGGTTAAAGCTGGCCGAACACTACCATCCCTTTGAGCGCACGATCAATCTGGGCACTGCAGCCCATGGCTTGATTACCCTCAGCGATAGTCCGAAGAAAGAGGTAGAGAGGAGCGCCGAGGCGGTCAGCCTCCGCTATGCTCAGGTCTGGTCAATCTTGTTATTGGGTATTAGTCAGGTCAGCGAGCATGTGGCCAGAATTGCACTGAGTGCCGGTTACCAGGTGCGGATCTGTGATAACCGCGAGGAGATGGCCGATGCCTGGAACTATACCGCCGATCAAGGTGGCATCGATATCGAATGGACTGACCCCGGCTTATTTGTCGAGAAACACAGCGGCCCCCGCTCGGCAGTCTTGGCCCTTGCCCACGACCCAAGAGTTGATGATATCGGCTTGATGACAGCCTTTGGTCTGCCAAGCTATTATCTTGGCGCCATGGGATCGCAGGCGACAACGCGAAAACGCCGTGAGCGGTTGCAGCGCATCTGCCAGTTTGACGATGCAACGTTGGATAGACTGCATGCACCCATCGGTCTCGATATCGGCAGTAAGACACCGGTCGAAATCGCCATTTCAATTATGGCGGCGTTGATACAGGCTAAATCAAAAACCGTGGTATAAGCATTTGACAAGGTTGGCTGCATAATAACGACAGCCCTTAGCTGGCAAGGGCGCTGCTGTTAAAGACGGTATCAGGGTGTGGTTAGGCTTGTGTTGTCACTGAAGACTGTCGGCGAGCGATCAAATAGCAGGCGAGACTGCCATAGACCGCAACCATCAGCCAGAGGCCAAGCCACAGGTCAATCGAGTGCTGCCATAGCCCGCCCATTTGATTGAGCTGCAGCATGGCATGGATGGCGGGAATGGCTGGAATGACATAACTCAGATCAATCATCCAGCCGGGAATTAACGCCGACGGCCAGACAAAGCCACTGATGAAAATAATTGGCATCGAGATAATCGCGTACAACTGGGTTGGCTTATCACGGTGGTTAAAGCAGACGCTAAGGCAGATACCGGCCAGGGTGGTGGCTAATATCCAGGGCAGTACCAGCAGTAATAATTCACCGATGCTGGCCAGCCGTGAGACATCGTAATAGTAATAGCCCCAGCCGAAGTAATAGGCCGAGAACCCGGCATAAATGGCACCGAAGGCAAGGCAGCGAGAGAGCACTAATTGCCAGGGCGAAACCCGCTGCCAATAACCAGCGCTTCGCCACTGGGACGCGCCTAAAATGCCGGTACCGATCAGCAGCGTCTGATGCAAAATGAGTAAAAATAAGGCGGGCACAATATAGCCTAGGTAGCCCAGGCTGAGGTTGAACACGGGAATGCTGTTGAGCTCGATGGGGTTGATACTGATATCGACATCAGCTTTCTGACTGCCGGTGGCCAGCAGTATGGCCGATTTTATATCGTCATTTAAGGCCAGTGTTGCCTTCACGGCTCCCTCGGCAATGGCTGAGTATACCAGCATATAATTGGCATTGGCGGCGATTGCTATTGTCGGCGATTTCGCCTGTAATAGGTCGCGCTTGAAGTGAGCGGGGATAATAACTAGGCCGCGGCTCAAGTCATTGGCAATGATTTTCTCGGCGGCCTGGATGCTGCTGGCATGGTGGCTGATGGTGATTTGTGGCGTCGCATCGAGATACCGGCTGAGCTTGCGGCTGAGGTGGCTGTGATCAAAGTCGACTAATACGACGGTTTGTTCGCTGGTGGTCTGGTGAAGATAGGGCAGCGGGTATAGGACGGAATACAATAGCAGGCCGCCAAACACCGTCAGTACAATGGCACTGTCATTGAAAATGCTGGAGAATTCATTTTTTAATAGTGCCCAAAAAGTCATGATGTTTCCCCGACTGCTTTACTGACACTATTATTTTCTTGAAGAATCTGTGTTCGGTATTGCCGGCTGAAAAACATCAGCGGTAGGCAGAGGGTGAAGAAAAATAAAAACTGACTCAGCGTTACGACATCTAACAGATTGGCACTGCGACTGAGCTGGTCGAGAAAAAGCTGCATATAGTGACTGCTGGGGATAATTTGTCGCCAGATAAGCGCCGCCAGCGGCATGTCTGAGCTGGGAAAGGTGACGCCCATAAAGGCAAAGGCCGGGGCAAACAGGGCGGCGCAAATACTGATGCTACGGACATTATCTTTGAAGATGATCGAGAGCACAGCGACGATCAAAAACAACGCTATTAAGCTGATCAGTTGACCGACAATCAACAGTGACAAACTACCGACTAACGGCAGGGCTAAGATGCCATAGAGAAAGGCTAGGCCGGCAATGCCCAGCAGCCATAGTGGCAAGGCAATGGCGATAAATTGTGCCAGCCACAGTGTGATGCTGCGGTATTGAGTAAACAGTGCCGGCTGTGCAATCAGCTGCGCACAGGCATTACTGATTGCCATAACACTGACCAATTGCCACAGCGCAATCATAATCGCCGGTAGCAAAAAGGCTAAATAATTACTGTTGCGATTGTTCAGCGGGGTGATTTGTTGGCGTACTGGCGACAGGGCAAAGGCGATCTGCTGACGGTTTAACCCCTTGAGTAGTGAGCTCTTGGTCGATAGTTTTTGCAGTCCGCTGGCCAGGGCCTGCTGAATAGCGCTGTTGGCCTGCTTTCCCAGTAGTAAATACTGACCGTTATAGCGAATATCAACCTCTGGCTGACGACCGTTTGCCAGTTTGCGGTGCAGGCCATAGGGCAGTGTAACCAGGGCGCTGTAGTGACCTTTTCTTACCGCCGTTATGGCGGCGTCAGCATCGCTATAATCGGTAACAGTCAGTGTTGGGCTGGCATTGAGATAGCGGCTTAGCAGGCGGCTGCTTTGGCTGTGATCGAGGTCAATGACGGCGATATCGATACCGCGAACAATGCCTGCGCTAAAAATTAAATACAGCACCGACATGATAATCAGCGGCGATGCGGACAGCAGCCATAACTGCCAGCGGCTGTTGGCGGTATTCAGCAGCAACTGCTTCGCCAGTAGCAATGAGCCAAGCCCTGCTGTGGATGAATGCGCCGATGCTGTCGCCATTTTTACAGACCGTTGCTGTCAAAGTCGAGTAACACGCTCATGCCGACTTTCAGATTTGGCACCGGGCTGCTGGGGCGTAGTTCCACCTCAAAGGTACGCATATCAAAATCATGGCCGCTCTCGGTGGCGCGCCACGTGGCGAAGTCGCCCATGACGGAGATGTGACTGACGGTATAGCTCACGTCTTGATTTAGCGCGGGAATGTGCAGGGTGACGCGGTCGCCCTGTTTGACCTTGCTGAGTAAGTCCTCACGCAGCTGGAACACGGCCCAGCTGTCGTCTATATCGACCATGCTAACCACGGGGAAGCCAGCTGGAGCCAGCTCACCGGGTTGTAATAGCACCTCAGTAATCTCGCCGTTAATCGGTGCCACCATTTGGCTGTCAGCGAGATAGGCGTCAACCTCGTCGAGGGCGCCCTGGGCCATTTCCTGCTGACCTAGGGCGGCGGCCTTGGTTTCAACGCGAGCACCTTCCTGGGCTATTTGGTACATCGCCAGAGCGGCCTGCTCGGTATACTGTGCTGCCTGCCACTGGGTGCGTGCCTCATCGCGTTTTTGTTCCGAGACCACGCCCTCTTGAAACAAATTATCCACCCGTTTGAATGTAGCCTTATATAAATCGTTAGCGGCCTTGGCTTTCAACCACTGATCCTTGGCGGCGCTGATTTCCTGTATGCGGGCGCCGCTGTCGGCCTGCTGCTTTTGTGCGCTGGCGGCGCTAAAACCACCGAGGGCCTGTCGACGCTTGGCCTCGACGACGGTGCTGTGAATACTAAACAGTGGCGTATTGATGGCGACGTTGTCACCGCGGCGAACATCAATGGTGCTGATACGGCCGGTGAGTTTGGAAGAGACGCTGTGTTCTGTCGCCTCTATCTGGCCCTGCAATACGGTCGACGGCTGCTGGTAGGCCTTGAACAGACCGATGATCAAAACGCTGACGATGATGGCGCCGGCAACGGCGGCGGCAATATGATGGCTGCGATTCACGGTTGATTACCTTGCTGTGTAAAAGGGTTGGCGATGGCGGGTTGGAAGGTGTCGCTATTGGCTGTTTTGTCAGGTGTGGTGTGGGAGCGGCTCTGTTGAGCATGGTTTAAAAAATTATCAATATCGCCGGTGACAGCACTGAGTTTGGCGAGGGCGACAAGATAATTGTACTCGGCCAACAACTGCTGAACACGGGCGCCGGATAATTTTATCTCGGCATCGACTCGTTCCAGTGAGGTAGAAAGCCCTTGTTTAAAGGCGATTTCACGCAGTCGCCTATTCTCAGTGGCGAGATCTAAGGTCGAACTGAGGCTGTCGACTTCATCATTGGCGCCTAACATTTGGCTATAGGACTGTTGCAGCAACAGCTGTAAATCCTGCTCTGTTTGGCTGGTCATATAGCGGGCCTGTGCCAGAGCGCTCTCGGCGGCGCGTATTTTACCGCTGTGACCATCGCGGCTGAACAACGGGATTTTAATGCCCACACCAACAATCCAGTCGGGCGTAATATCGGCGAGCAAGGTGTCGTCGTCATACAGCGTGTGATTGCCGTAGAGAAACACCGTTGGCTTATAGCCACCGCGCTCAACGGCGATCAAACCCTCGGCTTGTTGTTGCTTGGCTTGCAGTAATAGCAGCGCTGGATGACTGTCTTGGACCTCTTGCTGCAGGCTGGCCAACACCGGTGGCTCGGCCAGCACAAACATCTCCGAGCTCGGTGTATTGTGGTGACTGTTGAGTAAATGATTAAGGGCGGTCTGACTGATCTCGGCGGTGCGCTGGCTGTTGTTGTAATCCAATACTGCCTTGTCGTAACTGACCTTGGCGCTCAGTCGCTCGACCTTGGCAATCTGGCCCTGCTGCTCCATCAATTCGGCATGATGCAAGTGTTGCTGCAAGCTACTTTTTAATTTCCCCTGGGTGTCGCGTATGCGCTGGGTCAAGATGACGCCGTAATAGCGCTCGGTCAGCGTCACAAACATCTCACGTTGTTCGAGAATTAACTGCTGTTGTTGCTCCTGTACCTGGGCTGCACGTATGCCCTTGGCAGCATCAATTTTACCACCGACATAAATTGGCCACATGGCATTGAGGCTGGCGGCAAAAATATCCTGTTCGGTGAACGGGGTGACAAAGAAGGAGTCGGGCAGCTGTATCGGCAGCTGAATATTGGCCTCGGCCAGCGGGTTCAAATCACGAATATCCAGCTCGATGGGTTGCTCCATATAGCTGTAGTTTGCGGTGATATCGAGGCTGGGGTAGTTCAGGCTGCTGGTAGAATCTAAATCGCCACGGGCCTGCTCAACCTTTGAGGCGCTGGCCTTGAGTTTGTCACTGCTGCTCAACAGCTGTTGCCAAGCGGATTCAAAACCGATCGGTTCTGCTTGTACGGCGACGCTGAGGGCAGTGGTAAAAATAGCTAATATCAGCGGGTTGTGAGTATTCAATCCATGACCTCTGAAACGAAAGATATGACAGCTATAGTGTAGGTTAATATGCGCGCATAATACACTTGCTTGCTAAACTATTTCGTTAGCTGAAAACAGGGTGCTAGAGCGTTGGCTATATTGCCGAAGG
The sequence above is drawn from the Sinobacterium norvegicum genome and encodes:
- a CDS encoding ABC transporter permease, yielding MTFWALLKNEFSSIFNDSAIVLTVFGGLLLYSVLYPLPYLHQTTSEQTVVLVDFDHSHLSRKLSRYLDATPQITISHHASSIQAAEKIIANDLSRGLVIIPAHFKRDLLQAKSPTIAIAANANYMLVYSAIAEGAVKATLALNDDIKSAILLATGSQKADVDISINPIELNSIPVFNLSLGYLGYIVPALFLLILHQTLLIGTGILGASQWRSAGYWQRVSPWQLVLSRCLAFGAIYAGFSAYYFGWGYYYYDVSRLASIGELLLLVLPWILATTLAGICLSVCFNHRDKPTQLYAIISMPIIFISGFVWPSALIPGWMIDLSYVIPAIPAIHAMLQLNQMGGLWQHSIDLWLGLWLMVAVYGSLACYLIARRQSSVTTQA
- a CDS encoding ABC transporter permease, giving the protein MATASAHSSTAGLGSLLLAKQLLLNTANSRWQLWLLSASPLIIMSVLYLIFSAGIVRGIDIAVIDLDHSQSSRLLSRYLNASPTLTVTDYSDADAAITAVRKGHYSALVTLPYGLHRKLANGRQPEVDIRYNGQYLLLGKQANSAIQQALASGLQKLSTKSSLLKGLNRQQIAFALSPVRQQITPLNNRNSNYLAFLLPAIMIALWQLVSVMAISNACAQLIAQPALFTQYRSITLWLAQFIAIALPLWLLGIAGLAFLYGILALPLVGSLSLLIVGQLISLIALFLIVAVLSIIFKDNVRSISICAALFAPAFAFMGVTFPSSDMPLAALIWRQIIPSSHYMQLFLDQLSRSANLLDVVTLSQFLFFFTLCLPLMFFSRQYRTQILQENNSVSKAVGETS
- a CDS encoding HlyD family secretion protein, producing MNRSHHIAAAVAGAIIVSVLIIGLFKAYQQPSTVLQGQIEATEHSVSSKLTGRISTIDVRRGDNVAINTPLFSIHSTVVEAKRRQALGGFSAASAQKQQADSGARIQEISAAKDQWLKAKAANDLYKATFKRVDNLFQEGVVSEQKRDEARTQWQAAQYTEQAALAMYQIAQEGARVETKAAALGQQEMAQGALDEVDAYLADSQMVAPINGEITEVLLQPGELAPAGFPVVSMVDIDDSWAVFQLREDLLSKVKQGDRVTLHIPALNQDVSYTVSHISVMGDFATWRATESGHDFDMRTFEVELRPSSPVPNLKVGMSVLLDFDSNGL
- a CDS encoding TolC family protein, which gives rise to MNTHNPLILAIFTTALSVAVQAEPIGFESAWQQLLSSSDKLKASASKVEQARGDLDSTSSLNYPSLDITANYSYMEQPIELDIRDLNPLAEANIQLPIQLPDSFFVTPFTEQDIFAASLNAMWPIYVGGKIDAAKGIRAAQVQEQQQQLILEQREMFVTLTERYYGVILTQRIRDTQGKLKSSLQQHLHHAELMEQQGQIAKVERLSAKVSYDKAVLDYNNSQRTAEISQTALNHLLNSHHNTPSSEMFVLAEPPVLASLQQEVQDSHPALLLLQAKQQQAEGLIAVERGGYKPTVFLYGNHTLYDDDTLLADITPDWIVGVGIKIPLFSRDGHSGKIRAAESALAQARYMTSQTEQDLQLLLQQSYSQMLGANDEVDSLSSTLDLATENRRLREIAFKQGLSTSLERVDAEIKLSGARVQQLLAEYNYLVALAKLSAVTGDIDNFLNHAQQSRSHTTPDKTANSDTFQPAIANPFTQQGNQP